From a single bacterium genomic region:
- a CDS encoding MarR family transcriptional regulator has product MEKVDRVLVSLRQIIRALDSHSRQLSQDHGLTVPQLVLLKEIGRCGSVSVGDLAREVSLSQATVTSILDRLEQRQLMTRKRGESDKRLVYVQLTMQGKTVLAGAPPLLQEQFVESFENLKDWEQSLILSSLERVADMMGIMDEGAAPMLTIGSISPSDSPSPPRS; this is encoded by the coding sequence TTGGAAAAGGTGGATCGCGTTCTGGTCAGTCTTCGTCAGATCATTCGGGCGCTGGACTCGCATTCGCGGCAGCTTTCTCAAGATCACGGACTGACCGTTCCGCAGCTCGTTCTGCTGAAAGAGATCGGGCGATGCGGGAGCGTCTCGGTGGGAGATCTGGCCCGCGAAGTCAGCCTCAGCCAAGCCACCGTGACCAGCATCCTCGACCGTCTGGAGCAGCGGCAATTGATGACCCGCAAACGCGGCGAGAGCGACAAGCGTTTGGTGTACGTGCAGCTCACGATGCAGGGCAAGACCGTTCTGGCCGGCGCGCCGCCCCTTTTACAGGAACAATTCGTCGAGTCGTTCGAGAACCTCAAAGACTGGGAGCAGTCGCTCATTCTCTCTTCGCTCGAACGAGTCGCCGACATGATGGGGATCATGGATGAAGGGGCGGCTCCGATGCTCACGATCGGTTCCATCAGCCCCTCCGATTCCCCGTCGCCTCCCCGGTCATGA
- a CDS encoding HAMP domain-containing protein, with the protein MKLFGRIGRRLLGWFLLIALIPLLFMGYQGYASARRGVEREVYLHLQAVAMSKRHAIEQWFAERAADMRVVAASPLFLTYGGALHGRGDHRGLHEISQMLNAYQVQSRSYAHMCLYDRQGMPLLCTMPGGDYIASFERSTLFRKALNSTEPVPGPIYLNPATGPTMHLAQTIRDPRGEPLGVVVATLVLAKTLNPIILDSTGLGQTGEAYLVDAGKVMLTPSRFMDHPDPLTHTMDTEGIRRALTGSDGTGGYKGYDGRRVIGAWTYMPEHEWALIVEMKAEEALAPLARMRRDTILVAMLTFGVILMVVGLISRSISAPIRELAAASLDVSRGDLERTVTVRLRDELGELAERFNAMVGSLKDSRSALQDAYDKLVRAQKQIVQAERLAAVGELAASVVHEIRNPLSAVKMNLRILEGKCAQDSVAAEHFRLAREQTERLETMLEDLLDFSKPVALRLAAVRVEDVVEDALRMFRADDAMHTVTVNVSDSLPPLNADRERLGQVLLNLLLNARQASAAGEEIRVAAESVSENGASAIRISVADRGQGIAPENLSHVFEPFFTTRKRGTGLGLANARKIVEIHGGTISIESTVGKGTAVFVTLPIAS; encoded by the coding sequence TTGAAACTATTCGGTCGGATCGGTCGTCGGCTGTTGGGATGGTTTCTGCTCATCGCCCTGATTCCATTGCTGTTCATGGGCTATCAGGGCTATGCCTCGGCCCGTCGCGGCGTGGAACGGGAAGTCTATCTGCATTTGCAGGCCGTAGCCATGTCGAAGCGGCACGCCATCGAGCAGTGGTTTGCCGAGCGCGCGGCCGACATGCGGGTGGTGGCCGCCAGTCCGCTGTTTTTGACCTATGGGGGAGCCTTGCACGGCCGGGGAGATCATCGCGGGTTGCACGAGATCTCGCAGATGCTGAATGCTTATCAAGTGCAATCGCGTTCCTATGCCCACATGTGTCTGTACGACCGGCAGGGAATGCCGCTGTTGTGCACGATGCCGGGCGGTGATTACATCGCCAGCTTCGAGCGCTCGACGCTGTTCCGAAAAGCTCTGAACTCGACGGAACCGGTTCCGGGCCCGATCTATCTCAATCCGGCGACGGGACCGACCATGCATCTGGCGCAAACCATCCGCGATCCGCGGGGCGAACCACTCGGGGTAGTGGTGGCGACGCTGGTGCTGGCCAAGACGCTGAATCCGATCATTCTCGATTCCACCGGACTCGGACAAACCGGCGAAGCCTATCTGGTGGACGCGGGAAAAGTTATGCTCACGCCGTCGCGCTTCATGGATCATCCCGATCCGCTGACGCACACCATGGATACCGAGGGAATCCGGCGCGCGCTGACCGGCAGCGATGGAACCGGCGGCTATAAGGGCTATGACGGCCGCCGCGTGATCGGCGCGTGGACGTATATGCCCGAGCACGAGTGGGCGCTGATCGTCGAGATGAAGGCCGAGGAAGCGCTGGCACCGCTGGCCCGGATGCGCCGGGACACAATTCTCGTGGCGATGCTCACGTTCGGCGTGATTCTGATGGTCGTGGGATTGATCTCGCGCTCGATCAGCGCACCGATCCGTGAACTGGCCGCCGCCAGCCTCGACGTATCGCGCGGCGATCTCGAACGCACCGTGACCGTCAGGCTGCGCGATGAACTGGGCGAGTTGGCGGAGCGATTCAATGCGATGGTTGGCTCGCTCAAGGATTCTCGAAGTGCCTTGCAGGACGCTTACGACAAGCTGGTGCGCGCCCAGAAACAGATCGTGCAGGCCGAGCGGCTGGCGGCGGTGGGCGAGCTGGCGGCCAGCGTGGTTCACGAGATTCGCAATCCGCTCTCGGCGGTGAAAATGAATTTGCGGATTCTCGAAGGCAAATGCGCGCAGGATTCGGTGGCCGCCGAGCACTTCCGGCTGGCCCGCGAGCAGACGGAGAGGCTGGAAACGATGCTCGAAGACCTCCTGGATTTTTCCAAACCCGTAGCGCTCCGTCTGGCCGCGGTCCGTGTCGAGGACGTTGTGGAGGATGCGCTGCGGATGTTTCGTGCGGATGACGCAATGCATACCGTGACGGTGAACGTGAGCGATAGTCTGCCGCCGCTGAACGCCGACCGTGAACGCCTGGGACAGGTCCTGCTCAATCTGCTGCTCAACGCCCGGCAGGCGTCGGCGGCCGGTGAAGAGATACGTGTAGCCGCCGAAAGCGTTTCCGAGAACGGCGCATCGGCAATAAGAATTTCCGTCGCCGATCGCGGTCAAGGAATTGCTCCCGAGAATCTGAGTCACGTTTTCGAGCCGTTCTTCACGACCCGCAAGCGCGGCACGGGTCTGGGCCTTGCCAACGCGCGCAAGATCGTGGAGATTCACGGCGGAACCATCTCGATCGAAAGCACCGTCGGAAAAGGAACGGCGGTGTTTGTCACTCTTCCCATTGCGAGCTGA
- a CDS encoding GNAT family N-acetyltransferase: MTHPNVKYLKIVSNERFPTWATRDQVAQFFHETMKPYHDSIADVNRALDYAFSKEKGEGGFLMLQQVDGQLAGALLMLNTGMKGYVPENLLLFVTVAPEMRGKGLGAALVKHCIDECDGNVKLHVEYDNPAKRLYERLGFTAKYAEMRYLR; encoded by the coding sequence ATGACTCACCCGAACGTCAAATATCTTAAGATCGTCAGCAATGAGCGGTTCCCGACTTGGGCGACGCGCGATCAGGTCGCGCAGTTTTTCCATGAGACGATGAAACCGTATCACGATTCCATCGCCGACGTCAACCGCGCGCTCGATTATGCCTTTTCCAAAGAGAAGGGCGAGGGCGGGTTCCTAATGCTCCAGCAAGTGGACGGGCAACTGGCGGGTGCCCTGCTCATGCTGAACACCGGCATGAAGGGATATGTTCCCGAGAATCTGCTGCTGTTCGTGACGGTGGCGCCGGAAATGCGGGGCAAGGGTCTCGGCGCGGCGTTGGTGAAACATTGTATTGATGAATGTGACGGCAACGTCAAGCTGCACGTCGAGTACGATAATCCCGCCAAGCGGCTCTATGAACGGCTGGGCTTTACTGCCAAATACGCGGAAATGAGGTACCTTCGGTGA
- a CDS encoding sodium:solute symporter family protein — MAFIFGKGMLKVRRIRDSDDFLVAGRNVGWLLLFATMGATVIGGGYSVGAVGKTYEWGVLMLIVSTGGYLHFIFSGLVVAPKFREANLYTVAGYFGYRFGEGPRFVILVLSLLFSVFIIAAQMAAFGTVLSAILPSFTEAQIDLRWAILIGGLLVVIYSTAGGLLAVIYTDIYQFIILFAGFLLTLAFALPDMLPRWSEITARVPADFFRFEGGKGIAFLVTTFLAFLLGETFAPGYATRYCIGRDVQHTRWGIAGVGFFLALTFPAILFFIALYGRVHFPNIEPQQALPFVIQSLHNPWVAGLMIAALLSAVMSSADSALNSSTAIFVKDLFEHQLGWSHKGDRYLLRLARICSAILGVVAIVIAILWSDIIELLLFTYHVWAPAVIVPVTVGALTKDRSRAMLVSVFASMIVATVVTTVYRVTPYAENFDPAVFGVGVSALTYFALRLYFRISPPRSSESPHRG, encoded by the coding sequence ATGGCCTTCATCTTCGGGAAGGGAATGCTGAAGGTCCGGCGAATCCGCGACTCCGACGATTTTCTGGTGGCCGGCCGCAACGTGGGCTGGCTGCTTCTTTTTGCCACCATGGGAGCGACCGTCATCGGCGGCGGCTACTCCGTGGGAGCGGTGGGCAAGACCTACGAGTGGGGCGTGCTCATGCTCATCGTGTCCACCGGCGGCTATCTCCATTTTATTTTCTCGGGTCTGGTGGTGGCGCCCAAGTTCCGCGAAGCGAATCTCTACACCGTGGCCGGATATTTCGGCTATCGCTTCGGCGAAGGGCCCCGCTTCGTGATCCTCGTTCTCTCGCTGCTCTTTTCGGTATTCATCATCGCCGCGCAAATGGCCGCCTTCGGGACCGTGCTCTCGGCGATTCTGCCCAGCTTCACGGAAGCGCAAATTGACTTGCGGTGGGCCATCTTGATCGGCGGCTTGCTGGTGGTGATCTACAGCACGGCCGGGGGTCTGCTGGCCGTCATCTACACCGACATCTATCAATTCATCATTCTGTTCGCCGGATTCCTTCTGACGCTCGCGTTCGCGCTGCCCGACATGCTTCCCCGCTGGAGCGAGATCACGGCTCGGGTTCCCGCCGATTTCTTCCGATTCGAGGGCGGGAAAGGGATCGCGTTTCTGGTGACCACGTTTCTGGCGTTTCTGCTGGGCGAGACGTTTGCCCCCGGCTACGCCACCCGCTACTGCATCGGCCGCGACGTTCAGCATACTCGCTGGGGAATCGCCGGAGTCGGATTCTTCCTCGCACTGACGTTTCCGGCGATCCTGTTTTTCATCGCACTCTACGGCCGCGTTCACTTTCCGAATATCGAACCGCAGCAAGCCCTGCCGTTCGTCATTCAGAGTCTGCACAATCCGTGGGTGGCGGGACTGATGATCGCCGCGCTGCTCAGTGCCGTGATGTCTTCGGCCGACTCCGCATTGAATTCGTCCACCGCCATTTTCGTTAAAGACCTGTTCGAGCATCAGCTCGGTTGGAGCCACAAAGGAGACCGCTATCTTCTGCGGCTGGCGCGCATCTGTTCGGCGATTCTGGGAGTGGTGGCGATTGTCATAGCGATTCTCTGGTCGGACATCATCGAGCTGTTGCTTTTCACCTACCACGTCTGGGCGCCCGCCGTGATCGTTCCCGTCACCGTCGGCGCGCTGACCAAAGACCGCTCGCGGGCGATGCTGGTCAGCGTGTTTGCCTCCATGATCGTCGCCACCGTCGTCACCACGGTCTATCGTGTCACTCCCTATGCCGAGAACTTCGATCCGGCGGTTTTCGGAGTCGGAGTTTCCGCGCTGACCTACTTTGCGCTGCGGCTCTATTTCCGCATCTCACCTCCCCGTTCCTCTGAGAGTCCCCACCGGGGGTAG
- a CDS encoding alanine racemase, producing the protein MNRITIHLEALRHNIGQVHRWMEGHGASWTLVTKVLCGHTDTLKALQTIGVRCMGDTRLSNLRAIERTVPDLEAWYLRPPSLSDIGEIVRLTDASLNSERKIIEALDAEAGRQGKTHSIVVMIELGDLREGILPSSLVEFYDAILHLPNIRMLGVGANIGCLSGTVPNVDLLTQLVLYRELLELKFERQLPMISAGSSLLLPLLLKGQIPKAINHFRIGEAVFLGSNLVNGGTLEGLRADAIQLEAEVVEIKEKSLVPVGETSSVTPFEAITPEDTAPGQRGYRAIVAVGQLDTDVTGLTPINPRFKIAGASSDLTVVNVGDDTSGLRIGDSISFHVNYAALVRLMSGPYIDRVVIPGVEEFTSGFSGESRVDVPPILDSIEPVPSVKRDG; encoded by the coding sequence GTGAATCGGATTACCATCCATCTCGAAGCGCTCCGTCACAACATCGGCCAAGTTCACCGCTGGATGGAAGGGCACGGGGCGAGCTGGACGCTGGTGACCAAGGTTCTGTGCGGACATACCGACACGCTGAAAGCCCTGCAGACCATCGGCGTTCGTTGCATGGGCGATACGCGGCTTTCTAATCTACGGGCCATCGAGCGGACGGTGCCCGATCTCGAAGCGTGGTATCTCCGTCCGCCGAGTCTTTCAGACATCGGTGAGATCGTACGTCTCACGGACGCCAGTCTGAACTCGGAGCGTAAGATCATCGAGGCCCTCGATGCCGAAGCCGGGCGACAGGGGAAGACGCACAGTATCGTGGTGATGATTGAGCTGGGGGACCTGCGTGAAGGAATCCTGCCAAGCTCGCTGGTGGAGTTTTACGACGCAATCCTGCATTTGCCTAACATTCGGATGCTGGGTGTGGGAGCGAACATCGGTTGCCTGTCGGGAACGGTGCCCAACGTTGATTTATTGACTCAACTTGTTCTCTACCGCGAACTTCTCGAGCTGAAGTTCGAACGGCAGCTTCCGATGATTTCCGCCGGATCGAGTCTTCTGCTTCCGCTTCTGCTGAAGGGTCAGATTCCCAAAGCGATTAATCACTTTCGGATCGGCGAGGCGGTGTTTCTCGGCAGTAATCTCGTGAACGGCGGGACGCTGGAAGGACTCCGCGCCGATGCCATCCAGCTCGAAGCGGAGGTGGTGGAGATCAAGGAGAAGAGTCTGGTGCCGGTGGGGGAAACCTCATCGGTCACGCCGTTCGAGGCCATCACACCCGAGGACACGGCTCCCGGACAGCGCGGCTACCGGGCGATTGTAGCCGTCGGGCAGCTCGATACCGACGTGACCGGACTGACGCCGATCAATCCGCGGTTCAAGATCGCCGGCGCGAGCAGCGATCTGACTGTGGTCAACGTGGGAGACGACACGAGCGGATTGAGGATCGGCGACAGCATCTCGTTTCACGTCAACTACGCCGCATTGGTTCGCCTCATGAGCGGACCCTACATAGATCGCGTCGTGATTCCGGGAGTGGAGGAATTCACCAGCGGCTTTTCCGGTGAGAGCCGTGTGGACGTTCCGCCGATTCTCGATTCCATCGAACCGGTTCCCTCGGTAAAGCGAGACGGCTGA